DNA sequence from the Vibrio pelagius genome:
GTTTGAGAAGGTCGCTACCTTGAGCTGTGCGCTCAAAAGAATCTGGAATTTCCTGCATCGAGGCTTCATAGCTAGCACGTAGAGCGTCTCGTTCCGTTTTGTTGTTTGCCATTTGTTTCTGGAAGTTGGCAATTTCGGTTGCGGATTGTTCTTTAGCTAGTTCGAGTCTGATATTGAGCTCAGCAAGGTTATGGAGTTGTTCAAAAGATTCGATCTGTTTAGCTTGTTCTGTTACTTGGTTGATTAAACCGCCACACTCTAACTCGAACCTCGTTTTCTCAAAAGCAGAAGGCACAAATTCAATCGAAGACAGCAGGGCAACAAGGCTTTCATCAAGCGCTAACCCTCCATGAGCCGACAAATAACCAAGCTCACCTGTGTTTAGATCCTGCGTGAGCAATACCGCATAGAGCTGACCAAAAGAGTCTCCATCAACGCCTGCTTTTTGTAGGCGTGATTGCAAATCGAGCATCGCCAACTCACACGTTTTATGAGGCGCGTAGTAATACGGGAACGTAAAACGATCTGGTAGTGTGTGATGGTCAGCCGGATCTGTAGGCAGTGGCGTGAAGTGCAAAAGACGCTGTGGCATGGGATGAACTCATTGACAAACGATAGAGCTCGGTATTGTTGACGAAATGGAGTCAAATGAGAAGCCAAAGCAGCTTTAAAACGTACTTTGGCTTCGAGGTAGTGGTTAACTAGCTGTGTTTTTGCTCGATCTCATCCGCTTTTTGGAAATTTGGATGAGACTTAAGGCGTTCAGTGTAAGCGACAAGGTTAGGGTAGGCGTGTGATGCACCAAAGTTATCCATCGCCTCGACAATAAATGACATCATAAAGTCTGCACCGGTAAGAGTCTCTCCAACAAGGTAGCTCTTTCCTTCGAGCGATTGCTCTAAGTAAGCCATGATCTTACTGTTTTCGTCTTCAGCATATTGCGCCAAGAAGTTGGTTTCACAACCGTCTTTTGCCACAAAGATCTTAAGTAGAAGAGGCAGAATGCCTGAGCTTTCTGCAAAGTGAAGCCACTGATTATATTCGAGGTGCTCTTTAGTACCTCTTTGTGGTGCGAGACGACCATTACCGTAGGTTTCAATTAGGTAATCCGTAATCGCGCCCGACTCAGCAATGATCATGCCTTGATCTTCGATAACTGGTGATTTACCAAGTGGGTGGACAGATTTCAGTTCTGGCGGTGCCAGAAACGTTACGGAGTCACGCAAGTATGGTTTGATCTGGTAATCAACGCCCAGTTCTTCTAGTAACCAGATAATTCGCTTTGAGCGAGACTTATTTAAGTGGTGTAGAGTAATCATTGTTATTGCCTATTTTTCTTGATTAGTTTTAATGACGAGTTTGCCGAAGTTCTCACCTTTTAGAAGCCCCATAAAGGCTTGAGGTGCGTTCTCTAACCCTTCGACCACCTGTTCTTTGTACTGAATCTTGCCTTGCGCGAGCCATTCTGTCATTTGAATGGCGAATTCGTTGTAACGATGTGCGTAGTCATCAAAAATAATGAACCCTTGCATCTTAATGCGCTTCACGAGCAGCATTCCCATCAATGCCGACATGCGATCAGGGCCGTCTGGTAGTGATGTCGCGTTGTATTGAGAAATAAGGCCACAAACTGGTACGCGCGCACCTGTGTTTAGCAATGGCATAACCGCATCGAAGACTTTTCCGCCCACATTTTCGAAGTAGACATCAATACCTTTGTCGCATGCTGCGGCTAGCTGTTCAGCAAAGTCTTCTGCCTTGTGGTCGATACACTCATCAAAACCCAGTACTTCTTTAGCATGGCGACACTTTTCTTCTCCGCCGGCAATACCAATAACTCGGCAGCCTTTAAGCTTACCAATCTGGCCTACAGTCGCACCCACAGGCCCTGTCGCCGCCGCTACCACAAGAGTGTCGCCTTCTTTTGGCTGACCGATATCAAGCAAACCCATGTAAGCGGTGAAACCTGGCATACCCATGATGCCTAGAGCGAAAGATGGATGGCTTGGCTCCATACCTAATTTGACTAGGCCTTCACCGTTTGAAATACCGTAATCTTGCCAGCCGGTATAAGCCAATACCCATTCGCCAACTTGATAATCTGAATGCTGTGACTGTTCTACTTGGCAGACTGTCGCGCCAACCATGACTTCGTCAATCGCTACCGGCTCTGCGTAAGATTTTGCGTCACTCATTCGTCCACGCATGTACGGATCAAGTGATAGGTAGATAGAGCGCAGTAAAATCTCGCCTTCTTGAATACTTGGTACCGTTGCAGTCTCTAGTCGAAAGTTATCTTGGGTTGGGGCGCCAACTGGGCGAGAGGCGAGTACGATTCTTCTGTTGTTATCAGTCATTGGAGCTCCTTAATGAAGGTTTTATATATTAGACCAGTCGTCTAGTTATGATTTCTAAAAATCCCGCCTCTTTATACGTAGACGGGAAAGTCGATGTTATTTTCGTATCACTTAAGTGATTATGTTAGCGCGATGATGCGTTTTGTTTCGTCAAAAGCGCTGTCTAATGTGTCTGTCCGTTGGCTCAACTTACTCAAAAGGCTTGCGCCTAACCACAGTGAATATAGATTTTTGGCGGCCTGCTGGTGATCCAGTGAAGCAATGGAACCCTCTTTAACGCCGTTTTCTAAACACCTCGCCATTTGTTGAACCACTTTGTCTGCACCTTTTTGCAGAGCGAGTCGCATCGAATCAGACAGATCAGATACCTCTGCAGAGAGTTTCACAACTAAACATTTATGTGCGTTACACACTCCGTTTTGTGTATCCCGCCAGCGAGAAAGGTAATCCAGTAGTCGCTCTGCATGGTCACCTTGTCCGTGTACTAAGATTGACTCGACTTTGGCCAAGTAAGTATCAAAGTAGTGTTCGACCAAAGCCTCACCAAAAGCTTCCTTTGATTTGAAGTAGTGATAGAAAGAGCCTTTTGGTACATCAGCGGTTTTAAGCAGTTGAGAAAGCCCAACAGCAGTAAAGCCTTGATTGACGATAAGCTCATAGCCGACATCCAAAATATGCAGGCGTGTGTCGTTTGTTTTCTGATTCATGGGGTGACTATAATTAAAATTAGACCAGTCGTCTAGTTTTGTTCATCTAATCTGTTTGTCATTAGATTTGATGGGAGTAAGAAACCGTTGGTGTGAAGCTTGGTCATTCGTTGGCACAAAAAAGCCCTGCTCTAAATGGCAGGGCTATTACAAGTTCGTTGTTAGGTTACTTTATTGATAGTAGCTCTACGTCGAAGATCAGCGTTGCTGAAGGTGGGATTGGACCTGTGCCACCTTTTCCGTAGCCGAGCGTGCTAGGAATAAACAGTCGAACCTTTTGGCCTTCAACCATGTAGGTTAGACCTTCCTGCCAGCCTTTGATTACTTGCTTAAGTGCAAATGTGATTGGTTCTCCTCGCTCTACTGAGCTATCGAAAACTGTGCCGTCGATCAGGGTGCCGTGGTAATGAACCGTAACTTGGCTGTTTTTCGTTGGGTGTTCTGTACCCGTACCTTCTTCAAGTACTAGGTACTGTAGGCCGCTTTCTGTCGTTACGACGCCCGCTTTTTTGCCGTTTTCGATAAGGAATTGTTGACCTTGTTCGAAGTTTTCAGAACCAGCTTTGTGGTTGGTCCAAGTACGGTAAATCATGAAACCAGCCATGATGAATACAATAATTGGGATGACAAATTTAGACATATTGAAACCTATTTATAAAAATATTCTGTTGTTGAAAATCAACCATTAAGGCTGAGTCAAAAGGAAGTTGATGGTTTTGCCGATACCTTCCAAATCTTGATGACCTGCAGTCAGTACTTGGTATTTACCGTTGACGATGAAGGTCGGAACTGAGTTGATCTGACCTTTCATCGAGATCTCTTCGGCTTTTTGTACGTACTCAAACAGTGCAACTTGTTGATCTTTTTCTAGCTGGTATGGGCTTACCAAACCGCGAGAGGTAAACGCTGTTTCCAGAGCTTGCTGGCGAGCCTCTGGTGTTGCGTCGCCACCCATCTGTACAGCGGCAAATAGGTCTTCCATGAAGGCATGGTCTGGCGTGTCGTTTAGCTGCATTACGGCAGTGTAAAAGATCATTGCGCTGATTTGAGCGCTTTCATTAAAGGTAACGTGTACCTTACCAATCTTCTGATTAGTTAGAGATTCGATCTCAGGAATTGCGCTCTCCATAGTACGGCAGTGGCCACAGTTAAGAGAGAAGATTTCTGTCACAGGGGATAGGTCGTACTCGGTTAGCGCAACAGGCAGCGCTTCATACTGAACGCCGGGTTGTGGCTCATTGCTTTCACTACAACCTGCTAGGGCGACCGTAGCGACAAGAGCGAAAAGAGCAACAAATAATTGGGTAAATGGCTTGAACATATAATTTACTCTAGCGTTAAAAATTCGGTAAATTCTAACGATTTAGTGGGATTAGGAAAACAATTATAAAGTAATTAAATGCAAACAGATCGATGTGGCGATCCGAGAGCCGTCAATTCAGTGTCAACTGTGATCGGAAACACTCTTTACTTCGGATATTCGGCGTGGTGAGGATTGGCTATCGTTTAGATAGCGTGCTCAAGCAGATAGAAGAGCATCGAAATTTTCGGCTAAAGTTATAGCAAAGCGGCCGATATAGTATCTGGTAGAAGTAAAACGTTTAAGTGGTGGGTGAATTAATGAAGTATTTGGCACTGATTTGCAGTTTGGCATTGGTAGGGTGTGAAGCAACTAACTCAATGGCCATGTTGGGCGGCAACATGTTAGAGACCGCACCACAAACGGACTACGACGTAATGTACCCGGAGTGGGGTGTTGTTCAAGAGACACGTGTTGTGACCAATTATCGTCAAGCTCAAAACTCTTCACGCAAAACCATCACTACAAATTATGGCGTAGGAATATCTACCGATGACCCCCTAGAAGTCTTTTTAAGACAAAACCGCATTGACTATCAAGTGCTACCGGGTAATCACGTAATGGTGAAATTGAACCACCATGTGAATTTTAAAACAGGTTCGGCAATTCCAGCACCGGTGAATGATCTTTGGTTAGACACGTTAGGCAGCTATCTTTCACAGCGTTCGGATATCGACATAGTGATTGAAGGGCATACCGATAACACAGGTAACGATCAAATTAATGATCCTCTCTCAGAGCAGCGAGCGAAAGAGGTGAAAGCAAGATTGGAGCGCAATTACGTATCGAGCCAATCCATCTATACGCGTGGCTTCGGTGAATATGTCCCAGCTTGTACCAATACTTCTTCTCAGGGCAAAGCGTGTAACCGTCGAGTGGAATTGATGTTGATAGTTGCCAAGTAGTTTCACAGGCCCCACTGACAAACAGATATAAAAATCCCTCAACGTTGAGGGATTTTTTGATTCTGGCTTTCATGAGCAGTTGTTATTTCAAAAACGACTGCTACTTGGAGAAACAGTTAAGCGAAGTTCTTCTCTAGGTATGCAACGATGTCTGAAGACTCGTACATCCATTCCGTTTTACCATCTTTTTCAATGCGTAGGCATGGCACTTTTACGCGACCACCACCAGCTTCAAGTTCGGCGCGGTGTTGATCGTTGTTTTTCGCATCACGCAGTTCAATTTTTACAGATTGGCGCTTCATTGCACGACGAACTTTTACACAGAACGGACAAGCTTCGAATTGATACAGAGCGTAGCTCTTTGCCTGTTCATCAACTTTAGATTGATCTTCAGCTGAGCGTTTAACGCCGCGTGGCGTAAATACAAAGTTAAGTAGCAGAATGATGCGGCCTAGGAACCAACGGATAAACTTCATAATTATCTCTATATTTTCACAATTAGGATTACAATTCGCAGCATTATATACACAAGTCTAGCAAGATGCTCGTAACAATTGTGAAACTCTATTTCGTCCGTTCAATACTGTGCGACTTGGCGACGTTGAGACCTAATCGCTTAGCAAGACGAGTAAGGTTAGCCCTGTCGGTTTTTAATGTCCTACCTGCTTGAGCCCAGTTAAAGTTCGCTTGTTCGAGAACATCAGTAATGATGGTTCTTTGGAAATCTTCTGTTGCACCGCGTAATCCTTCTGATAGATCAACTTCAGGCGCAGCCATTGAACCTTGACCTTGTGCATTGGAAGCAGGTGAATTAACAGCAAGTTCTTGATCCAGTGGCCCACAATCTTCTTTAGTGATGGTCACTAAACGCTTGTTGGTGCTTCTTGCTAAGGCTTTGAGTGCTGAGCGGCTAATTACGTGTTCAAGCTCACGTACGTTACCTGGCCAGTTGTAACGATTTAGGAATGCCAACACATCAGAGCGGAATTTGATCTGATTAATACCCAGCTTGCGTCGAGCTTGCTCCAAAAAGAATCCCGCGAGCAAGCTAGTGTCATCTCCGCGGTCACGAAGCGCGGGCACGGCGATAGGGTAAACACTGAGTCGGTGGTACAAGTCAGCTCTAAAGTTTCCGTCTTCGACTTCTTGTTTTAAATCACGGTTAGTTGCAGCAAGTACTCGAACATCAATGGTTTGAATGTTGTCTTGGCCGACAGGTTGAATCTCATTGTTTTGCAGTGCACGCAACAGTTTACTTTGCGCAGCTAAAGGCAGCTCACCAATCTCATCTAAGAACAGCGTGCCACCATCGGCCAAAGCAAACTTACCTGAGCGGTTTTTATCAGCACCAGTAAATGCGCCACGCACATGGCCGAACAGTTCACTTTCAACTAAATTTTCAGGTATAGCCGCGCAGTTTACGTAGACCAAGGGTTTGCGTTTACGTGCAGATTGATGATGCAGAGTTCGCGCAACCAGTTCTTTACCAACACCGGTTTCACCATGGATGAGGATATTAAACTCGGAAGGAGCAACGACAGCGATGTCGTTTTTCAGAGCCATCATGGTATCGCTTTTACCAATGAGCTCTCCGCCTTCGCGCTCCCATGCCTCTTCGTTGAGCTCTTCTAATAGCTGCTTTGATTGTTTAGCTTGGCTCTCTAGTTGAGAAAAGGTGAGGGCCATTTGCATGGTTGAAGCAGCGATGGCGGCCAGCACCTCTAAGCTACGTGCTGGAATGTTAGCGAAAACATCAGGTGTAAGGCTATCTAAGGTAAGTACGCCAAGCAGCTTGTCGCCAAAGAGCAGTGGCAGCCCCATACAAGCGTGCATTGGAAGATCGCCATCGTGATCGATCAGCAAACCATCAAATGGGTCGGGTAGTGTACTGTCAGAGTCGAATCGAACGGGAGTCTTAGAAGCACAAATTGCCTCGAAGCGTGGATGCTCTGAAATGATGAAGCGGCGTCCGAACGTGTCTCGACTGAGACCTTGCATCGCAATAGGTACTAGAGTGTCACCTTGGAGACTCAATAACGCCACACAGTCACAGGTAATTGTCTTGCGTATCGCATCAATGAGGCGATTGAAACGGTCTTGGTCGTTGACGCCACTGGCTAGGCCGATGGTCATTTCCATGAGGGTTGATGCGGAGATATCTTGCATGATTCACTCTAACTGCGTGGATGTATGCACATGATAGAGTCTTAATGACACAAATAAAAGGTCTTTTTGACATTTTTATAAAGTGTATTTTTGCTTGAAAGCTAATGATGACTGGAGTTGGAGAAGTTGGCACTGAATGTGCAAAAGAGACATCGAAAGCTAATTATACCAATGATTTATTGATGCATTTTTGATCTCAATCAATCGATGTTTATTAATTGGTTTTTGTGATTTTTTGAAATAAAAACAAGTCAAAATAACTTAGATCTCAGAAAGTCGAACAGTCATTCTTATTTTTTAAAGGTAGTCAAAGTGACACACATGTCACAAGGCTCAGTGTTCGGAGTAAATCCATGCTTAACAATGTACATATCGATATCATCAAGTCTACGATCCCACTACTTGAGAGTGCAGGCCCAGCGTTAACAACACACTTTTATCAACGTATGTTTTCTCACAATCCAGAGTTGAAAGACATTTTCAATATGACTCATCAACAGACTGGACGCCAAGGTGTTGCACTGTTTGAGGCCATTGCTGCTTACGCGAAGAACATTGAAAATTTAGCAGCGCTGCAAGGTGCGGTAGAGCGCATCGCTCAAAAACACACCAGCTTTAATATCCAGCCAGAACATTACCAGATTGTTGGTCACCACCTTATTGAAACATTACGTGAATTAGCCACTGAAGCGTTCACACCAGAAGTGGAGGAAGCATGGACAGCTGCATACCTTTTCCTTGCTCAAATCTTCATTGATCGTGAGGGCGAGCTTTACCTGCAAAGAAAAATGGCTGTGGGCGGTTGGGAAGCCGCAAGAACCTTCGTTGTAGAACAAAAGATTGTAGAATCTGATTTGGTTAAGAGTTTTGTATTTAAGCCTAAAGACAATGGTCCAGTATTGGATTACGTACCGGGCCAATACATCGGTATTGAAGTGAAACCTGAAGGTGCGGCGAACAACGAAATTCGCCAATACTCGCTTTCAGATACACCAAACGGTGAGACCTACCGTATCTCGGTTAAACGTGAAGGTGAGGGCGGTCAGTTCTCAGGTCTTGTTTCAAATCACCTACATAACTCTGTAGAGGTGGGCGATGAGGTGAAACTTTACGCGCCAGCAGGTGACTTCTTCTATCAAGAGCGTCAAAAGCCAGTAACCTTGATCTCTGCAGGTGTGGGTGTTACTCCAATGCAATCTATGCTGGAGTACTTGAGCAAACAGCAGAAGCAAGAGCCAGTTCTTTACCTTCATGCTTGTGAAAAAGTAGAGCAGCACTCATTTACTCAACGTGTGTCTGACATTGTTGCTGACAAAGGTTGGTCGGCAAAAACGTGGTACATGAACAAGCCTTCAACGGATTGCGACAATGTACTAGAAGGTCAGATGGATTTATCTCAAGTGAGCGGAGTGCCAGGGTTTGAAGATAGTGATTTCTACATCTGTGGTCCAGTTGGTTTTATGAAGAATATCGTTGAACAGCTGGATGCACTTCAGGTCGATCGTTCTCGTGTCCATTACGAAGTGTTTGGACCTCACTCTCAGTTCTAGATTGGATCTAAACTTCTTGCTAAGAGGCCTCACGTTTGTGGGGCCTTTTGGGTAATAAATGATGGAAGGGGCAACCCAAGGCTGCGGAGTAACAGCAGTATCTGGGATTAATTAAGTTGCTCTGAACGCAGTGCACTTAACATTCCAAGTGAAATTGCGCCGGTAGTGTCTAATTTATTTCGCTTTTTTCATGAGCTGACTGGGAGTAAATAATTCTGGCCAGTACATTTTCACATATCCGCCCGATACCCAGATCACCAGAATGGTCGCAACAGTAAGTTCGAAAAAGCCAAAGTTATGTAGCCAATACCATTGCGGAAACTCGGAGCCAAAAAACTCCGTAAGTCTATGCATTGCGACAGCACTGATCACCGATGGGAATGTTACGGCGGCGATCGACGGTTGGAACTTCAGTCGCATCAGTCGGATATAACATAGGTAGATAAGCAGCGTCATCGTGATGGCTATGCCTGCTAAAGCTCCGGTTAAAATTGGATCGGGTGATGGAAAGTTAACTAAATAGGCTGCGAGCGACAAGTTGACAGGCGCTGCCATAATCGCAAGTGTCGGTCTTGCTCTTCGTGGAAGGTTACCTTCAAACACTAAGCGATATAACACCACAGGTAGCATAAAGAAGTAGATACCGATGCACGTGGCTGCGAGTGTTTCTGAAAATACCGTGTGTCCAAACTGTGTGCCCGCCAACGAACTACTGATCAGACCAACGGGATACAAGAACCAGCTAGGAACGATGTTCGACATTTTAAAGTTGATGATCTGAAAACTAAAGAACAGCACCATCATCGTAAAGTGGAGTAATAGGGCGCAGAACCAGATAGGGTAGGCGATGACTGGTGATATTTCGGCAAGATAGTCACATAGGATCAACAGTGCCATACTCATAGGCGCCATTAAGCTCCCACTTAACGGGTGGCGAATGTCGTTGATGAAGGTATTAAAACTGGTGAGATAACGGAGTAAAACAGGTAGCAGGAGTAGTGCACCAAGCGACGCAAGATAAGGGCGAATGATCTCACCAATCCCCGGAATATATAAAGCCCATGCTTGTCCTAGCCCAATAACGCCAAGTGCTAAAGACGCCTGAGAGGGCGGCACATTTTTAACTTGGGTTAATCTTCTCCAGTTCAACGACTTGCTCCAACTTAGTTATCTATCAAAAATACAAGTGATCTATCAAAAATTAGAATTATTGCTCTAGACAGAGCGTACAGTTGGTCTCTCAATAGATGTTGAGAAAGCTCAACTAATTTTGAGTGGATGATATCAAGTTTAACGTTTGCTTTTTTGATTTTGATTCGAAATCGGGATATTAAGCACGTTGAATGTGTGCTTTTGTTTCATGAGTCATTTGTAATTAACGAATTTCTTCTTGCTGAGGGAGATCTTGTTGTCTTAATTTCTCGTTTTTTAGTGTGCGCTTCAATAGTTGGCTGTAAATCGGTTGACCACCCAGCACCTGAGCAATGATGACGGCACCAAGACAAGTGATGATCAACGGCAATATCAGGTAGTAGTTGTTGGTCATTTCTATAACGAGCAAAATTCCTGTGATAGGGGCTCGTACGGTCGCTGCAAATAGAGCTCCCATTCCTGCAATCGCAAACATGCCCGGCTCGATATTCAGTTCAGGAAAGAAAGCAGCTGCGATGAGTCCAAATGCATAACCGAAGAGTGTGCCCAGTGCTAGCATAGGAGCAAAGATACCCCCCGGCGCGCCAGAACCGAAACAGAGTAGTGTGGTAAGTACTCGTCCCAAGAAGATAAGCAATAAGATGTTGGTACTGTAATTTCCATTGGTGATATTTGGGATGATACCAATACCACCACCCGTCAGTTCTGGAATATAGAGAAGCAATAGGCCAAAGCAACCACCAAGCAGAGTCCCCGTCATTAAGTAACGCTTCCGGTCGTTTTTGTGTATTGCGACAAACATGTCTTGTGAAAGGGTGATCAGTTTATTGAAAATCACACCAAACATCCCGAACAGTACGCCTAATAGTAGAAACAGCCACAGTGCACTCAATTCAGGTTGATGATATTGAGGCATGGTAATGACAGCCGACTGCCCATTGATAGAGCGAAAGACAATGTTGGCAGCCACTGCAGAAATAATCACAGCTTTGATAGAGATGAGTGAGTAACGAAACTGTGGTCGCATCTCCTCAACAACGAACATAATCCCGGCTAATGGTGCGTTGAACGCTGCTGCCAAACCTCCTGCGGCACCGGAGGCAAGCAAGGAGTGGCGGCTGTCGTCATCTTTTACACGAAAGATGTCCGTAACCATACGACCGATGCTACCACCCATCTGTACGGTTGGCCCTTCACGACCTAACACCATGCCTGAGCCGAGTGCGCCCATACCACCAAAGAATTTTACAGGAAGAACTCGCCACCAACGAACAGGGCGCATGCCGTCCATCGCGCCTTCAATCTCAGGAATACCGGATCCCGCGGCTTCTGGTGCAAAACGATGGACAAGAAAATATCCGATGAAAGCAAAGGCAGCACTAATAAGAAACGCGGCCAGCCAAAGCGGTACATAGCTCCCAATTTCATCTTTTAGCCAATCGGTACGAGTTTCTGTGATGAAATGAACCGCAACTTCAAAATAGGTACCGACTAAACCTGCAAGGATACCGACAATACAAGAGAGAATGAGAACAGATGCGGGAGTTTTGTCTCTGGAGAGAAATTGGTTGA
Encoded proteins:
- a CDS encoding glutathione S-transferase family protein, which encodes MITLHHLNKSRSKRIIWLLEELGVDYQIKPYLRDSVTFLAPPELKSVHPLGKSPVIEDQGMIIAESGAITDYLIETYGNGRLAPQRGTKEHLEYNQWLHFAESSGILPLLLKIFVAKDGCETNFLAQYAEDENSKIMAYLEQSLEGKSYLVGETLTGADFMMSFIVEAMDNFGASHAYPNLVAYTERLKSHPNFQKADEIEQKHS
- a CDS encoding NADP-dependent oxidoreductase, with translation MTDNNRRIVLASRPVGAPTQDNFRLETATVPSIQEGEILLRSIYLSLDPYMRGRMSDAKSYAEPVAIDEVMVGATVCQVEQSQHSDYQVGEWVLAYTGWQDYGISNGEGLVKLGMEPSHPSFALGIMGMPGFTAYMGLLDIGQPKEGDTLVVAAATGPVGATVGQIGKLKGCRVIGIAGGEEKCRHAKEVLGFDECIDHKAEDFAEQLAAACDKGIDVYFENVGGKVFDAVMPLLNTGARVPVCGLISQYNATSLPDGPDRMSALMGMLLVKRIKMQGFIIFDDYAHRYNEFAIQMTEWLAQGKIQYKEQVVEGLENAPQAFMGLLKGENFGKLVIKTNQEK
- a CDS encoding TetR/AcrR family transcriptional regulator → MNQKTNDTRLHILDVGYELIVNQGFTAVGLSQLLKTADVPKGSFYHYFKSKEAFGEALVEHYFDTYLAKVESILVHGQGDHAERLLDYLSRWRDTQNGVCNAHKCLVVKLSAEVSDLSDSMRLALQKGADKVVQQMARCLENGVKEGSIASLDHQQAAKNLYSLWLGASLLSKLSQRTDTLDSAFDETKRIIALT
- a CDS encoding FKBP-type peptidyl-prolyl cis-trans isomerase; this encodes MSKFVIPIIVFIMAGFMIYRTWTNHKAGSENFEQGQQFLIENGKKAGVVTTESGLQYLVLEEGTGTEHPTKNSQVTVHYHGTLIDGTVFDSSVERGEPITFALKQVIKGWQEGLTYMVEGQKVRLFIPSTLGYGKGGTGPIPPSATLIFDVELLSIK
- a CDS encoding thiol:disulfide interchange protein DsbA/DsbL, with protein sequence MFKPFTQLFVALFALVATVALAGCSESNEPQPGVQYEALPVALTEYDLSPVTEIFSLNCGHCRTMESAIPEIESLTNQKIGKVHVTFNESAQISAMIFYTAVMQLNDTPDHAFMEDLFAAVQMGGDATPEARQQALETAFTSRGLVSPYQLEKDQQVALFEYVQKAEEISMKGQINSVPTFIVNGKYQVLTAGHQDLEGIGKTINFLLTQP
- a CDS encoding OmpA family protein yields the protein MKYLALICSLALVGCEATNSMAMLGGNMLETAPQTDYDVMYPEWGVVQETRVVTNYRQAQNSSRKTITTNYGVGISTDDPLEVFLRQNRIDYQVLPGNHVMVKLNHHVNFKTGSAIPAPVNDLWLDTLGSYLSQRSDIDIVIEGHTDNTGNDQINDPLSEQRAKEVKARLERNYVSSQSIYTRGFGEYVPACTNTSSQGKACNRRVELMLIVAK
- a CDS encoding glutaredoxin family protein — translated: MKFIRWFLGRIILLLNFVFTPRGVKRSAEDQSKVDEQAKSYALYQFEACPFCVKVRRAMKRQSVKIELRDAKNNDQHRAELEAGGGRVKVPCLRIEKDGKTEWMYESSDIVAYLEKNFA
- the norR gene encoding nitric oxide reductase transcriptional regulator NorR, which encodes MQDISASTLMEMTIGLASGVNDQDRFNRLIDAIRKTITCDCVALLSLQGDTLVPIAMQGLSRDTFGRRFIISEHPRFEAICASKTPVRFDSDSTLPDPFDGLLIDHDGDLPMHACMGLPLLFGDKLLGVLTLDSLTPDVFANIPARSLEVLAAIAASTMQMALTFSQLESQAKQSKQLLEELNEEAWEREGGELIGKSDTMMALKNDIAVVAPSEFNILIHGETGVGKELVARTLHHQSARKRKPLVYVNCAAIPENLVESELFGHVRGAFTGADKNRSGKFALADGGTLFLDEIGELPLAAQSKLLRALQNNEIQPVGQDNIQTIDVRVLAATNRDLKQEVEDGNFRADLYHRLSVYPIAVPALRDRGDDTSLLAGFFLEQARRKLGINQIKFRSDVLAFLNRYNWPGNVRELEHVISRSALKALARSTNKRLVTITKEDCGPLDQELAVNSPASNAQGQGSMAAPEVDLSEGLRGATEDFQRTIITDVLEQANFNWAQAGRTLKTDRANLTRLAKRLGLNVAKSHSIERTK
- the hmpA gene encoding NO-inducible flavohemoprotein, yielding MLNNVHIDIIKSTIPLLESAGPALTTHFYQRMFSHNPELKDIFNMTHQQTGRQGVALFEAIAAYAKNIENLAALQGAVERIAQKHTSFNIQPEHYQIVGHHLIETLRELATEAFTPEVEEAWTAAYLFLAQIFIDREGELYLQRKMAVGGWEAARTFVVEQKIVESDLVKSFVFKPKDNGPVLDYVPGQYIGIEVKPEGAANNEIRQYSLSDTPNGETYRISVKREGEGGQFSGLVSNHLHNSVEVGDEVKLYAPAGDFFYQERQKPVTLISAGVGVTPMQSMLEYLSKQQKQEPVLYLHACEKVEQHSFTQRVSDIVADKGWSAKTWYMNKPSTDCDNVLEGQMDLSQVSGVPGFEDSDFYICGPVGFMKNIVEQLDALQVDRSRVHYEVFGPHSQF
- a CDS encoding TDT family transporter; this translates as MNWRRLTQVKNVPPSQASLALGVIGLGQAWALYIPGIGEIIRPYLASLGALLLLPVLLRYLTSFNTFINDIRHPLSGSLMAPMSMALLILCDYLAEISPVIAYPIWFCALLLHFTMMVLFFSFQIINFKMSNIVPSWFLYPVGLISSSLAGTQFGHTVFSETLAATCIGIYFFMLPVVLYRLVFEGNLPRRARPTLAIMAAPVNLSLAAYLVNFPSPDPILTGALAGIAITMTLLIYLCYIRLMRLKFQPSIAAVTFPSVISAVAMHRLTEFFGSEFPQWYWLHNFGFFELTVATILVIWVSGGYVKMYWPELFTPSQLMKKAK
- the clcA gene encoding H(+)/Cl(-) exchange transporter ClcA, with product MTNREKIMQSFLAKMPRDAINQFLSRDKTPASVLILSCIVGILAGLVGTYFEVAVHFITETRTDWLKDEIGSYVPLWLAAFLISAAFAFIGYFLVHRFAPEAAGSGIPEIEGAMDGMRPVRWWRVLPVKFFGGMGALGSGMVLGREGPTVQMGGSIGRMVTDIFRVKDDDSRHSLLASGAAGGLAAAFNAPLAGIMFVVEEMRPQFRYSLISIKAVIISAVAANIVFRSINGQSAVITMPQYHQPELSALWLFLLLGVLFGMFGVIFNKLITLSQDMFVAIHKNDRKRYLMTGTLLGGCFGLLLLYIPELTGGGIGIIPNITNGNYSTNILLLIFLGRVLTTLLCFGSGAPGGIFAPMLALGTLFGYAFGLIAAAFFPELNIEPGMFAIAGMGALFAATVRAPITGILLVIEMTNNYYLILPLIITCLGAVIIAQVLGGQPIYSQLLKRTLKNEKLRQQDLPQQEEIR